A region of the Desertifilum tharense IPPAS B-1220 genome:
GAACAAGCTCACCCGCTCGTTTTATTTTTAGATGATTTACAATGGGCAGACTCAGCCTCATTGAAGTTAATTCAACTTCTGTTGACCGATCTCAGCAGTCAATATTTACTGATGATTGGGGCCTATCGAGATAATGAAGTCAGTCCCACCCACCCATTCATGCAAACGCTAGAGCAGATTCAAGAGGCTGGCGTTCAGATTGGGAATATTGTTCTGCAACCATTGGGACTGAGTACAGTTCACCAGTTGATGAGCGACACTTTAGGGGGAAGAATTGCCTCGTTAGGCTTCAATCCTCTGGAGATTGCCACTAACGGTCAAGAAACAGAACAATGGCAACTGCTGGTTGAGTTGGTTTTTAACAAAACTCAAGGAAATCCCTTCTTTTTAACTCAGCTCTTAACTTCACTCTACGCAGAAAAATTACTTTATTTTAACTTTGAAACAGGTCAATGGCAATGGGATATTAACAACATTCAATCGATGGGTATTGCAGACTATAATGTTGTTGATTTGATTGCTAGAAATATTCAAAAACTCCCTGAAAAGACTCAGAGAATATTAAAATTGGCAGCTTGTATTGGCAACCAATTTAACTTAGAAGTGCTGTCGATTGTCAGCGAAGAATCTCCGAATGAGGCGGTTACTTATTTATGGGAAGGCTTGCAAGCAGGCTTAATTTTGCCCGTTGGAAAAACAGCTTGTAAAATCCCTTTAATTGTTAGTGATGAAGAATTTTTAGCCGGTTACGCTCAAACGGGTTCTTCCCTGGCAATTTCTCATCAAATCTCCTACAAATTTCTCCACGATCGCGTTCAACAAGCTGCTTATTCTCTGATTCCTGATACCGACAAGCAAATTACTCACCTGAAAATTGGTCAACTGTTATTAGAGAATACTCCCCCAGAAAAGCTTGAAGACAATATTTTTGATATTGTAAATCAGTTTAATGTGGGATTAGAACAGATTACGGTAGCGGAAGAAAAACAAAGAATTGCTCAGTTAAGCTTAATTGCAGGTCGAAAAGCCAAAGCAGCCTCAGCTTATGACGCGGCTGCTAAACAGCTTCGCATTGGGTTAGGACTGCTTCCCGAAGAGAGTTGGGAAAGGAATTATGAGCTAACCCTTGAACTCCATACTGAAGCTGTAGAAGCAGAATATTTAAATACTGATTATGCTCAGTCAGCCTTTTTATCGGAAGTCGTTTTACAACGCGCCCATACTCTTCTAGAAAGAGTGAAAATATACGAACTGCAAATTCAGTTCTATATGGCTCAAAATCAGATGCTCAAATCCATTGATACGGGTTTGCAAGTGCTGGAAATGTTAGGGGTTTCGCTGGCGACTGAAGTTGACGAGAATAGTTTTGCCATTCAGCTTCCCTCTCTGATGGAGGTAGAGAATACTCCAGAAATGACCGATCCGTATCAGTTAGCAGCGTTACGGATATTAACAAGCATCACGTCTCCCGCGTATACCGCCAAGCCGGAAATTGTGCCGTTGATTGTTTTGGCTCAAATTGAGCTTTCAACGCAGTATGGTTATTCTGCTTTGACTGCCTTTGCGTATGCCTTTTATGGGGTAATTGCGTGCAATAGTTGCGGCGATGTTGAGAAAGCCTATCATGCGAGCCAGCTTGCTTTAAAGTTACTCGATCGCTTTGAGGCTAATTTTCTCAAATGTAAGGTTTATAACCTTTTTAATGGTTTAATTCGGCATTGGAAAGAGCATATCAACCAGGTCTTTCAACCTTTCCAGGAAAGTATGCAAAATGGCATAGAAACTGGTGATATAGAATATGCTGGCTATAGCGCTACAGCTTACTGTGCTAGCTTGTTTTTAGCAGGGAAGCGCTTAGATCTCGTTGAGCAACAACAACGGCAGTATATTGATTTAGCGCTCAAGATTAAGCAGGATTATGCAATCTATTACATCCCAATTCTGCACCAAATGACGCTCAACCTTCAAGAAGGAGGCGATCGCAAGTTTGAGTTGGTGGGTGAAAGCTTCAATGAGAACGAAACGTTACCACTTTTTGTTGAAACTAACAACAGAATTTTACTATTCGTTACTTATCTGTCGAAAACCATTCTGCTGTATTTATTCAAAAAACCGCAAGATGCGATTGAAGCAGCAGGTTTAGCAGCCGAACACGCCGCTAGCGTCTTGGGGATGGTTGTTTATGTCGCGCATAACTTTTACTATTCTTTGTCTCTCCTAGCTTGCTATCCTCAAGCCACTGAAGCCGAACAGCAGCAGTATCTCCAGATTGTGAATGAAAATCAACAACTGATGGAAAGATGGGCGAGTTCTGCGGCGGCTAACTTTAAACACAAATATGAGCTAGTGGAAGCCGAGAAAGCTCGCGTCTTGGGACGCCCCCTAGAAGCGATGGACTATTATGATAGAGCGATCGCCAACGCTAAGAAGCAGGGTTACGTTCAAGAAGAAGCACTCGCCTCAGAACTAGCCGCCGAGTTTTACTTCTCAATTGGTAGACACAAGTTTGCTCAAATCTATCTCACCCAAGCTTATTACGGATATATCCATTGGGGAGCCAAAGCCAAAGCCAAAGATTTAGAAGCTAGATATGCAGTCATTTTTGAGGAAATTTTAAACCACGAGTCGATTTATCTCGATGTTTATAAAACCAGAACCTCAACGACTGGCGGAAGTGCCATTGTTTTAGACTTATCCACGATCAACAAAGCATCGCTCGCCTTAGCTGAAGAAATTGTTTTAGACAAGCTTCTCGACAAATTACTAAAAATCTTGATGGAAAATGCTGGCGCTACCGCAAGCTGTCTGATCTTAGAAAAAAATGGACAGCTTGCGATCGAAGCGACAGGCGACGTGAAGAAAAATGAAGTGGTTGTTGGCTTAAACATCCCCGTTGAAGATAGCCATTTGTTACCGATTTCAGCCATTAACTATGTAGCCATTACTCAAGAAGTGGTGGTGTTGAATAATGCCGCTCAGTCAGGACGATTTTCTAACGATCCTTACCTTTTAGCCAATCAAAATACCTCTATTCTTTGTTCGCCTGTCATTAATCAAGGAAAGTTGATTGGGATTATTTATTTAGAAAATGACATCGCCAATGGGGTATTTACCAGCGAGAGACTAGAGATTTTGAAAATCCTTTCCTCTCAGATTGCCATTTCCCTGAAAAATGCCATTTTGTATGACAAGTTGGAAATCGTTAGCCAAAACTTAATTCAAGCGAACGAGCAGTTAGAAAATTATAATCGGACGCTAGAAGAAAAAGTCGCGCAAAGAACGGTAGAGCTACAAGATAAAAATAGGCTCTTAGGAGAGCAAGCCCTTCAACTCGAACTCGCGCTGAGAGAATTGCAGACCACCCAAACTCAGCTCATTCAAAGCGAAAAAATGTCTAGTCTAGGACAAATGGTGGCTGGAATTGCTCATGAAATCAACAATCCGATTAACTTCATCTATGGTAATTTAACCCATGTTAGCGATTACTTCCAGAGCTTGATGGATGTGCTTTCCCTTTATCAGGAAAAAGTTACTTCTCCCGTGCCGGAAATCCAGTTGCTAACGGAAAAATTAGATTTAGAATTTATTGTCTCAGACTTCCCTCGACTGCTGGATTCGATGCAAATTGGAGCCGATCGCATCCGTCAAATTGTGATTTCCTTGCGGAATTTCTCGCGCCTTGATGAGGCTGCTATGAAATCGGTTGATATTCATGAAGGCATCGATAGCACGCTCTTTCTTTTGCAGAACCGCACGAAAGGTAAACCCGATCATCCGGGGATTGAGATTATTAAAGAATATGGCTCGCTTCCGAAAGTTGAGTGTTACGCAAGTTTCCTCAATCAAGTCTTTATGAATATCCTCAGCAATGCAATTGAGGCGATTGAAGAATCCTTTGGCAGTGCTTTGGGCGCAAAAGCCTCCTCCAGAAGTCAGAAGGGACAAATTCGGATTTCTACCCAGTTTACAAACAATCGCCTAGTGGAAATTCGGATTTCTGATAATGGTATCGGGATGACGGATGAAGTTTTGCATCGAGTATTCGATCCATTTTTTACGACTAAACCTGTGGGAACGGGTACCGGGTTAGGATTAGCGATTAGTTACCAAATTGTTGTTGAAAAACATCAAGGTCAGCTCAGTTGCGTTTCAGCTCCCGGACGAGGTTCTGAGTTTACGATCGCACTTCCTCTCAAGCAGGTTTTGTTACCATAAGTTTCATTTTGGGCTGCTCTGTGTTAAACCTTTGCCGCAGTTGGGAAAACTAGCCAATAGCGAGTCTTGCTGGCATTGATTGGCAAGACACAATGCTTGAACGGGGATTGTTGATTCTGGCTGGAACTTTTTTGCCCTCATCCCCAACCCTTCTCCCATTGAGAGAAGGGAGTCAATCAGCAATGAGCGTTCCCTCTCCTAGGGGTGAGGGCGGTTCGGACAACAACCTTAATCAGATTTGTCAGTCAATCAGGGAGGTGACAGTAACCGTGCTGACGGATGTTGGCACTGATTCAGATGCGATCGCAGTTCATCAACTTGTGAAACCTTCCTATGAACGCTCCCATACATCAGCAAACCCAGGGACTGCCACTCCGCTTCTTTTTGGTGGTTCCGTTCATTGTACAAATTTCCTTAGCCGTCGGCCTCACGGGATGGCTATCGATCCGGAACGGACAGCAAGCGGTTAATGATGTGGCTAGCCAGCTTCGAGATGAAGTCACCAGTCGGATCGATAGCGAAGTTCGCTATAGCTTAGAAACCGCAATGACCATTAATCAACTGACTGTAGACTCTATGCGCCGCGAGGCTTTGACCTTTCAGAATGTGCAAGAGGTGGAGGGCGTCTACTGGGATCATTTAATCGCCTTTGACTTCATTAGCGGTCTGGGGTTAGGGCTGCCTTCAGGCGATATGATCGGCATCTTTCGCCGCGTCAAAGAGGGTCAAGAAAGCTACTTTATTGAGTATGCCAATGACTCAACGGGCGGATATTGGTTAAGCCAGCAAGTCAATTTGCAAAAACAAGTCCTGAATAGCACCAATACAGGTAATCGCATTGATGCGCGAGAACGTCCTTGGTATCGAGCCGCTGTCGCCGCAGGTCAACCCGTTTGGACAGAAATTTATCCCTCAATTAGTCGTTCGGCCGATAAAAGTCTGGCGATTAATGCCTCTCGTCCGATTTATGACGCTAATAATAATTTTGTTGGGGTTGCGAGTGTCATTTTTAATTTGGCGCATATTAGCCAATTTCTCGATCGATTAGAACTGAGTCCGTCTGGGGAAACCTTTATCCTAGAACGCACTGGGGAGTTGGTGGGGAGTTCTGATGGCACCGATCCTTTTACCCTGGAAGCAGGACGGCTGATGGCGGTTGATAGCCCCAATCTTTTAATTCAGGCCTCTGCAACTCATTTGCAGCAGTATTTTGGCGATTTGCAGCAGATTCAACAACCGCAGCAGCTTGAGTTTTGGATTGAGGGTCAGCGCCAATTTCTTCAGGTGACGCCGCTATCTTTGGCAGAGGGGATTAATTGGTTGATTGTGGTGGCGGTTCCGGAAGCGGATTTTATGGCACAGATTAATGCCAATACGCGCAATACAATTATTTTGTGTCTTTTGGCGTTGGCGATCGCCAGTATCGTCAGCTTAATTACGTCGCGCTGGATTAGCCACCCCATTTCTCGCCTCAGTCAGGCAACTGGCGCGATCGCCCAAGGTCAACTCAATCAAACGGTTGAAACTCAAGGGATTCAAGAGTTAGAAGTCTTGGCTCGATCGTTTAACCAAATGGCCAAGCAACTGCAAGATGTGTTTAGCGAACTTGAAGCGCGAGTCGAACGGCGAACCGCCGAATTAAAAGAAGCCAAAGACGCCGCCGATACCGCTAATCAAGCGAAAAGCGAGTTTCTCGCTAACATGAGCCACGAATTGAGAACGCCCCTAAATGGGATTTTGGGTTATGCTCAAATTCTGTTGCGCGAACCCGGTTTTAACGCCAAACAAAAAGACGGTCTCAGCATTATTCAACAATGCGGCGCTCATCTGCTGACGCTGATTAACGATATTCTGGATTTGGCAAAAATTGAGGCCCGAAAACTGGAGTTATTCCCCCACGACTTCAACTTTCAGGCGTTTCTCAACAGCATTGTGAATATTTGTCGGATTAAAGCCGAGCAAAAAGAGATTGTCTTTGATTACCAAGTGCTGAATAAACTCCCGGCGGCTATCCAGGCGGACGAAAAGCGCCTGCGCCAAGTGTTAATCAATTTACTCAGCAATGCTATTAAGTTTACCGATACGGGCGGGCGCGTCACCTTTAAGGTAGGCGCAGTTGTGGATAGTGGCAAGACAACGGTTGTTGAGTCGCCCCCATCGTGGGTTTGCTTGCGCTTTCAAGTCGAAGATACTGGGGTGGGAATGTCCCCGGATTGGATTGAGAAAATCTTTACCCCCTTTGAACAAGTGGGCGAGAAGCATCGGATGGTAGAAGGAACGGGTTTAGGACTTGCCATTAGCCAGCAAATTGTAGAAATGATGGGTTCTGCAATTCAAGTGGAAAGCGTTTTAGGAGAAGGAAGTCAGTTTTGGGTAGAAATTAACGTCCCCCAATCAACTGATTGGGTAGAATCTCAGACGCACGCAACGCAGAGTATTAGTGGATATGAAGGTAAAACGCAACGATTGCTAGTGGTGGACGATCGGTGGGAGAATCGTTCAGTATTGGTGAATCTGCTAGAACCGTTAGGGTTTGAGATGGTTGAAGCCAGTCAAGGACAAGAAGGGATTGAAAGGGCGATCGCGTCTCGTCCGGATCT
Encoded here:
- a CDS encoding hybrid sensor histidine kinase/response regulator, with the translated sequence MNAPIHQQTQGLPLRFFLVVPFIVQISLAVGLTGWLSIRNGQQAVNDVASQLRDEVTSRIDSEVRYSLETAMTINQLTVDSMRREALTFQNVQEVEGVYWDHLIAFDFISGLGLGLPSGDMIGIFRRVKEGQESYFIEYANDSTGGYWLSQQVNLQKQVLNSTNTGNRIDARERPWYRAAVAAGQPVWTEIYPSISRSADKSLAINASRPIYDANNNFVGVASVIFNLAHISQFLDRLELSPSGETFILERTGELVGSSDGTDPFTLEAGRLMAVDSPNLLIQASATHLQQYFGDLQQIQQPQQLEFWIEGQRQFLQVTPLSLAEGINWLIVVAVPEADFMAQINANTRNTIILCLLALAIASIVSLITSRWISHPISRLSQATGAIAQGQLNQTVETQGIQELEVLARSFNQMAKQLQDVFSELEARVERRTAELKEAKDAADTANQAKSEFLANMSHELRTPLNGILGYAQILLREPGFNAKQKDGLSIIQQCGAHLLTLINDILDLAKIEARKLELFPHDFNFQAFLNSIVNICRIKAEQKEIVFDYQVLNKLPAAIQADEKRLRQVLINLLSNAIKFTDTGGRVTFKVGAVVDSGKTTVVESPPSWVCLRFQVEDTGVGMSPDWIEKIFTPFEQVGEKHRMVEGTGLGLAISQQIVEMMGSAIQVESVLGEGSQFWVEINVPQSTDWVESQTHATQSISGYEGKTQRLLVVDDRWENRSVLVNLLEPLGFEMVEASQGQEGIERAIASRPDLVITDLAMPVMNGFEMVRQLRLLPQFQDLPIIASSASVFNCDRQQSQEAGCTDFLPKPIQSEELLAQLRQYLNLSWIYQPGSEPAIAPQAVPTPPQNTWIVPPAKELLALYTAIRIGDIRAVEQEARRIQQLHPDYGNFSGKILQLAQEMNEQAILKLVKPYVEAEKS
- a CDS encoding ATP-binding sensor histidine kinase — its product is MAIQDNYRFVEKIGEGLSTVIYRAQSKHAPHTVVIKCLRASYPSLEEIMQLRHEYEMARSLNLEGIVKPYGLEPYNNSLALILEDSRGKPLNVFLRDRQLDLKEFLRIAIQLADTLGKLHDCKVIHKDIKPTNIIINPETLQVKITDFSIATRLSRETQTLSHPTLIEGTIVYLSPEQTGRMNRSLDYRTDFYSLGVTLYEILCGELPFKSQDPMELVHCHIAKQPVPPHEVVQTQYRELSRVAATVTAIAQPRFIPKTVSDIIMKLLAKMAEDRYQSAYGLKVDLEECLRQLEQTGQISDFIPGQRDKSGQFLIPQKLYGRETQVATLMEAFNRVSAGTAEMMLVSGYSGIGKSCLVYEVHKPIVAVRGYFTSGKFDQLQRNIPYSALIQAFQELIRQLLTESPERISLWKQKILQTLGQNIRVIIDVIPELELIVGEKPEIPQLGATEAQNRFNLVFKQFIHIFTEQAHPLVLFLDDLQWADSASLKLIQLLLTDLSSQYLLMIGAYRDNEVSPTHPFMQTLEQIQEAGVQIGNIVLQPLGLSTVHQLMSDTLGGRIASLGFNPLEIATNGQETEQWQLLVELVFNKTQGNPFFLTQLLTSLYAEKLLYFNFETGQWQWDINNIQSMGIADYNVVDLIARNIQKLPEKTQRILKLAACIGNQFNLEVLSIVSEESPNEAVTYLWEGLQAGLILPVGKTACKIPLIVSDEEFLAGYAQTGSSLAISHQISYKFLHDRVQQAAYSLIPDTDKQITHLKIGQLLLENTPPEKLEDNIFDIVNQFNVGLEQITVAEEKQRIAQLSLIAGRKAKAASAYDAAAKQLRIGLGLLPEESWERNYELTLELHTEAVEAEYLNTDYAQSAFLSEVVLQRAHTLLERVKIYELQIQFYMAQNQMLKSIDTGLQVLEMLGVSLATEVDENSFAIQLPSLMEVENTPEMTDPYQLAALRILTSITSPAYTAKPEIVPLIVLAQIELSTQYGYSALTAFAYAFYGVIACNSCGDVEKAYHASQLALKLLDRFEANFLKCKVYNLFNGLIRHWKEHINQVFQPFQESMQNGIETGDIEYAGYSATAYCASLFLAGKRLDLVEQQQRQYIDLALKIKQDYAIYYIPILHQMTLNLQEGGDRKFELVGESFNENETLPLFVETNNRILLFVTYLSKTILLYLFKKPQDAIEAAGLAAEHAASVLGMVVYVAHNFYYSLSLLACYPQATEAEQQQYLQIVNENQQLMERWASSAAANFKHKYELVEAEKARVLGRPLEAMDYYDRAIANAKKQGYVQEEALASELAAEFYFSIGRHKFAQIYLTQAYYGYIHWGAKAKAKDLEARYAVIFEEILNHESIYLDVYKTRTSTTGGSAIVLDLSTINKASLALAEEIVLDKLLDKLLKILMENAGATASCLILEKNGQLAIEATGDVKKNEVVVGLNIPVEDSHLLPISAINYVAITQEVVVLNNAAQSGRFSNDPYLLANQNTSILCSPVINQGKLIGIIYLENDIANGVFTSERLEILKILSSQIAISLKNAILYDKLEIVSQNLIQANEQLENYNRTLEEKVAQRTVELQDKNRLLGEQALQLELALRELQTTQTQLIQSEKMSSLGQMVAGIAHEINNPINFIYGNLTHVSDYFQSLMDVLSLYQEKVTSPVPEIQLLTEKLDLEFIVSDFPRLLDSMQIGADRIRQIVISLRNFSRLDEAAMKSVDIHEGIDSTLFLLQNRTKGKPDHPGIEIIKEYGSLPKVECYASFLNQVFMNILSNAIEAIEESFGSALGAKASSRSQKGQIRISTQFTNNRLVEIRISDNGIGMTDEVLHRVFDPFFTTKPVGTGTGLGLAISYQIVVEKHQGQLSCVSAPGRGSEFTIALPLKQVLLP